Sequence from the Myxococcota bacterium genome:
GTCGGTGACCTTGCGGACCTTGCCCACGTAGGTCTTGCCGATCTCGGCCTCCTGAGTCACTTCCTCGACCATCTGCTGGCACTTCACCAGCGCGTCGCGGTTGGGCGCGAAGATGGTCACGCGGCCCGAATCCTCGACGTCGACCTTGGCGGTCGTCGTCTCCTGGATGCCGCGGATCACCTTGCCGCCCGGCCCGATCAGGTCGCGGATGCGGTCCGGCTTGATCCAGATCACGCTGATGCGCGGCGCGTTCTCGCTGAGCTCGCTGCGCGGCACGAAGCCCGGCAGCTGCTCGGCGGTGTCCTCGGCCATGCGCTGCAGGATGTGCAGCCGGCCTTGGCGCGCTTGCTCGAGCGCCTTCTCCATGACCGCCCAGTCGAGGCCGTCGATCTTGATGTCCATCTGGATCGCGGTGATGCCCTTAGTCGAGCCCGCGACCTTGAAGTCCATGTCGCCCAGGTGGTCCTCGTCGCCCAGGATGTCGGAGAGCACCGCGTGGCGCGGGCCATCCGAGATCAGGCCCATGGCGATGCCCGCCACCGGTGCCTGAATCGCGATGCCCGCGTCCATCAGCGCGAGTGCCCCGCCGCAGACCGAAGCCATCGACGAGCTGCCGTTGGACTCGAGGATCTCACTCACGACGCGCACCGTGAACGGCGCGTCCTCGCCCTCGGGCAGCACCATCTTCACCGCGCGCTCGGCCAGCGCGCCGTGCCCCTGCTCGCGCCGGTTGGGCGCGCGCAGCGGCCGGACCTCGCCGGTCGAGAAGGGCAGGAAGTTGTAGTGCATGAAGAACTTTCGATAGAAGGTGTCCTTCAGACCCTCGATCATCTGCTCGTCGCGCGTGCCGCCGAGCGTGGCCGTGACCAGCGCCTGTGTCTCGCCGCGCGTGAAGAGCGCCGAGCCGTGCGGGCCCTTGAGCTCGCCCACGCTGCAGGTGATGGGCCGGATGTCGGTGGTCGAGCGGCCGTCGATGCGCGGCTTCCCTTCCAGGATGTCGTCGCGCATGACCTTGCCGCGGATGTCGTGGAGGATGTCCTTCACTTCGCCGGCGAGCTTGCGGCCCGCGGACTGCGCGGCCTCGACCTGCGCCAGCGTGGTCAGCTCGCGCTTCGCCTCGCGGAAGGGAGTCACGATTGCCTTCAGCACTTCGTCCTCGACGGCGTCGAACTGCTCGTAGCGCGCGTGCTTCTCGCGCGTCTGACTCGCCTTGCGGATGCGCTCGAGGGCCATGCCCTCGATCTTGCGCACGAGCTCCGCGTCGCGCTGCGGCGGAGTCACCTTGCGCTTCGCCTTGCCGGCCTTGGCGACCAGCTCCTTCTGCGCGGCGATCAGCTTCAGGATCTCCTTGTGACCGAAGCGCAGCGCCTCGAGCACGGCGGCCTCGGAGACCTGCTTGGCGCCGCCTTCGACCATGACCAGCGCCGTCTCGGAGCCGGCCACGATGATGTTCAGGTCCGCGGCCTCGGTCTCGGCGTGAGTGCCGTTGGCGACCAGCTTGCCGTCGACCCGCGACACGCGGACCGCAGCGATCGGCGCCGGGAACGGCACGTCCGACAGCATCACGGCCGCCGATGCGCCGATGAACGCCAGCACGTCGGTCTCGTGGTCGGGGTCCGCGGACATGACTTGCGCCGTGACCTGTGTCTCGTCGCGGTAGCCGTCCGGGAAGAGTGGCCGCAGCGCGCGGTCGATGAAGCGCGAGGTCAGGACCTCTTTCTCCGTCATGCCGCGCTCGCGCTTGAAGAACCCGCCCGGGATCTTTCCGGCGGCGTAGATCTTCTCCATGTAGTCCACGGTCAGTGGGAAGAAGTCGATGCCCTCGCGCGGCTTCGCGGAGTTCACCGTGACCAGCACGGCTGACTTTCCCTGGGTGACCAGCACGGCGCCGTTGGATTGCTTGGCCAGCCTGCCGGTCTCGATGCCGACGGTCTTTCCGTCGACGGTGCATTGCACAGTTTCCATTCTCGTTCTCATTCCTCGTTGTTGTGTTTCACGAGGGCGGACGAACGGCGATCGGGGGCGCCACCTGGCGCGCGATGGTCGAGCCGCGACATACGGCTCATTCCACGTCTCTCATCTATTCTGACTCGACACCCGATCGGACCCGTGTCCGACCTCATTCCGGGGGGGTCCCCGGCCTCTAGCGACGCAGTCCCAGCTTTTCGATCAGGGACTGGTAGCGTCCTTCATCCATGCGATTGAGGTAGTCGAGCAGGCTGCGGCGCTGGCTGACGAGCTTCAGCAATCCGCGTCGTGAAGCGTGATCCTTCACGTGGGTCTGGAGATGATTCGTGAGCTCGGAGATCCGCTCTGACAGGAGCGCGACCTGCACTTCGCATGAGCCCGTGTCTCCGGGCTTGCGCTGGTGCTGCTTGACGATTTCGTGCCGACGTTCGGCCCCGACCATGCTCTTCTACTTCGAAAGTTCGGGGCGCTGTATAGCACTAAACCTCGGTGCCGCCAACGAACACGCGCACCGTGGCCAGCTCGGGCAGGCCCCGCCGGGCCTCGACCAAGGCTACCAGCTTCCCGGCGTGGGCCAGCTGCAGCATGCCCTCGGGTGGAACCCCCCGGATCTCCTGGCGCCCGAGCTGAACGCCGTTGCGCACCCGGCGCGCCACGCGGGCGTCGATCTCGAAGGTAGGGAGGCCGGTCGCCGCGAGCATCGGGATCACGCGCGACTCCAGCGCCCCCGCCGACTGCTCCAGGGCCTCGAGCGTGACGGCCTGCTCCAGGGTGAAGGGGCCGCTGCGCGTGCGGCACAGCTCGGACAGGTGCGCGCCGGTCCCGAGCGCCGCGCCCAGGTCGTGCGCCATCGAGCGCAGGTAGGTGCCCGCGCTGCAGTCGACCTCGAGCGCCACCACCGGAGGCTCGTAGAGCGTGAGCTCGATGCGCGAGACGGTCACCCGCCGCGGCTCGAGCACCACCTCCTCGCCGCGCCGCGCGCGCACGTAGGCCGCCTCGCCGCCCTGCTTCACCGCCGAGTACGGCGGCGGCACCTGGTCGATCTCGCCCTGGAACTCGGCGAGCGACTTCTCGAGCACGGCGCGCGTGGGCCACGGCCCGGGGCGCTCGGCCACGACCTCGCCCTCGCGGTCGTAGGTCGTGGTCTCGACGCCCAGCACCAGCCTGCCCCGGTAGCTCTTGGCGCCGTGAGTCAGGAGCTGCGAGAGCTTGGTCGCCTCGCCCAACGCGATCGGCAGCACGCCAGTCGCGAGCGGGTCGAGCGTGCCCAGGTGCCCCACGCGCCGTTGCTTCGCGATGCGGCGCACGCGCTGCACCACGTCGTGCGACGTGAGTCCCGCGGGCTTGTCGATCACGAGAAAGCCGTCGATCACGAGCCCTCCCCCTCACGCCGGCCGCGGGCGATGTCGCGCAGCACCGCGTCGAGCCGCTCCGCGCGGTCGAGTGAGTCGTCGCTCTTGAAGTCGAGCTCCGGCACGCGCCGCACCTCGAGGCCTTCGGCCAGGCAGCGGCGCAGATAGGGCTTGGCCTTGTCGAGCGCCGCGACCGCTTCGTCGCGGTCGCCGAGCGTGCGGTAGAACACGCGCGCGAAGCTGGCGTCGGGGGCGACCTGGACCTCGGTGATCGAGACCAGCTCGAGGCGCGGGTCCTGCGTGCGCTCGCGCAGGATGGTCGCGAGCCGCCCGTGGATCTCCTGGCCGAGGCGTGCCTGGGTGTGCTTCATCGAGTCAGTCCTCGAGCTCGTCGTCGTCGCGCCAGGCGGCCGGCGCCGCGTCGTCGGCGTCCTCGTCGAGCTCCTCGACCTCGTCGAGGCGCACCACCGTGACGTCGTCTGCGACGACCTCGGCCAGGCCGAGACTCTCGACGTAGCGCACCACCTTCTCCATTCCCTCGCGCAGGTGTCTGGGATTCACGCCCACCATCACGCAGCCGATCACCACCGAGTGTCTCTCGTCCTGGTCGGCCACCTCGGCCACCGAGACGTTGAAGCGCTGCCGGATCCGGTCCTTGACCGAGCGGGCCACCCGCCGCCGCGCCTTGATCGTCTCCGCGTCGGGCACCGCCAGCTCGATCAGCGCCGCCGCGACCAGCATCAGAGCGTGTCTGGCGTCGCCTCGATCTCGTAGGCCTCGATGCGATCGCCCACTTTCACGTCGTTGAAGTTCTCGATCCCGATGCCGCACTCCAGCGGCGACGCGACTTCGCGCACGTCGTCCTTGAAGCGACGCAGAGAGGAGAGCTTCCCGGCGTAGATCACGATGCCGTTGCGCAGCACGCGCGCGCGAGCCGCCCGCGTGATCTTGCCGTCTTCGATCGCCGAGCCCGCGATCGTGCCGATCTTCGGAATCTGGAACAGCTCCTTCACGAGCGCGTGGCCGAGCAGCTTCTCGGTCTCCTTCGGCGGCAGGAGACCGCGCATCAGCATGGTCGCGTCGTCGAGCAGCTCGTAGACGATGTCGAAGGTGCGGACGGCGACGCCCTCGCGCTCGGCGAGCTTGCGCGCCGCCGGCTCGGGCCGCACGTGGAAACCGAAGATCACGGCCTTCGACGCCGCGGCCAGCATCACGTCGCTCTCCTTGATCCCGCCGACACCGGAGTGGATCACGCTGAGCTTCACCTTCTCGGTCGAGAGCTTGCCCAGCGCCTCGCGGATCGCCTCGACGGTGCCCTGCACGTCGGCCTTCACGACCGCGAACAGCTCCTTGTCGATCGCGCCCGCCATCTTGGCGAACAGCTCCTCGGCCGTGACTGCCGCGGGGCTCTCGGTCGCGGCGGCGGTCTTCTGCTTCTCCTCGGTGATGCGGTGGTCGACGATCTGCTTCGCCTCGCGCTCGCTCTCGGCCGCGAAGAAGTCGTCGCCGGCGAGCGGCACGGCGCCCAGGCCGATGACTCGCACGGGCGTGGAGGGTCCGGCCTCCTTCACCGTGTTGCCCTCGGGGTCCTGCATGGAGCGCACGCGCCCGAAGCTGCGGCCCGCGACGATCGCGTCGCCGGGGCGCAGCGTGCCGGAGCGCACGAGCACGGTCGCGAGCGGGCCGCGTCCGCGGTCGAGCTCGGCCTCGAGCACCGCACCGCGCGCCGGGCCCTCCT
This genomic interval carries:
- the truB gene encoding tRNA pseudouridine(55) synthase TruB, with protein sequence MIDGFLVIDKPAGLTSHDVVQRVRRIAKQRRVGHLGTLDPLATGVLPIALGEATKLSQLLTHGAKSYRGRLVLGVETTTYDREGEVVAERPGPWPTRAVLEKSLAEFQGEIDQVPPPYSAVKQGGEAAYVRARRGEEVVLEPRRVTVSRIELTLYEPPVVALEVDCSAGTYLRSMAHDLGAALGTGAHLSELCRTRSGPFTLEQAVTLEALEQSAGALESRVIPMLAATGLPTFEIDARVARRVRNGVQLGRQEIRGVPPEGMLQLAHAGKLVALVEARRGLPELATVRVFVGGTEV
- a CDS encoding polyribonucleotide nucleotidyltransferase, with the translated sequence METVQCTVDGKTVGIETGRLAKQSNGAVLVTQGKSAVLVTVNSAKPREGIDFFPLTVDYMEKIYAAGKIPGGFFKRERGMTEKEVLTSRFIDRALRPLFPDGYRDETQVTAQVMSADPDHETDVLAFIGASAAVMLSDVPFPAPIAAVRVSRVDGKLVANGTHAETEAADLNIIVAGSETALVMVEGGAKQVSEAAVLEALRFGHKEILKLIAAQKELVAKAGKAKRKVTPPQRDAELVRKIEGMALERIRKASQTREKHARYEQFDAVEDEVLKAIVTPFREAKRELTTLAQVEAAQSAGRKLAGEVKDILHDIRGKVMRDDILEGKPRIDGRSTTDIRPITCSVGELKGPHGSALFTRGETQALVTATLGGTRDEQMIEGLKDTFYRKFFMHYNFLPFSTGEVRPLRAPNRREQGHGALAERAVKMVLPEGEDAPFTVRVVSEILESNGSSSMASVCGGALALMDAGIAIQAPVAGIAMGLISDGPRHAVLSDILGDEDHLGDMDFKVAGSTKGITAIQMDIKIDGLDWAVMEKALEQARQGRLHILQRMAEDTAEQLPGFVPRSELSENAPRISVIWIKPDRIRDLIGPGGKVIRGIQETTTAKVDVEDSGRVTIFAPNRDALVKCQQMVEEVTQEAEIGKTYVGKVRKVTD
- a CDS encoding DUF503 domain-containing protein — its product is MLVAAALIELAVPDAETIKARRRVARSVKDRIRQRFNVSVAEVADQDERHSVVIGCVMVGVNPRHLREGMEKVVRYVESLGLAEVVADDVTVVRLDEVEELDEDADDAAPAAWRDDDELED
- the rpsO gene encoding 30S ribosomal protein S15; amino-acid sequence: MVGAERRHEIVKQHQRKPGDTGSCEVQVALLSERISELTNHLQTHVKDHASRRGLLKLVSQRRSLLDYLNRMDEGRYQSLIEKLGLRR
- the rbfA gene encoding 30S ribosome-binding factor RbfA; this translates as MKHTQARLGQEIHGRLATILRERTQDPRLELVSITEVQVAPDASFARVFYRTLGDRDEAVAALDKAKPYLRRCLAEGLEVRRVPELDFKSDDSLDRAERLDAVLRDIARGRREGEGS